A region of Armatimonadota bacterium DNA encodes the following proteins:
- a CDS encoding ABC transporter ATP-binding protein, protein MLEVRGVSRRFGGLEALVGVDLVARSGQVVAVIGPNGSGKTTLLNVISGVLAPDAGRVRWEGRDITGWPPHRVAHLGIGRTFQRPRIMEAMTVRENIGLGFLFRARGLPVARAMAKAQEVGEEVGLRDRLDVPAGDLTYIDQKRLELARALAGDPRLLLLDEWLAGLTEGELQVALELLRRLRVQGIGVVLVEHVMSAVRAIADWVVVLHTGRKILEGKPGEVLSHPEVVATYLGQDAGC, encoded by the coding sequence ATGCTGGAAGTGCGGGGAGTGAGCAGGCGGTTCGGAGGGCTGGAGGCGCTGGTGGGCGTGGATCTCGTGGCGCGGTCTGGGCAGGTGGTGGCGGTGATCGGCCCCAACGGGTCCGGGAAGACCACCCTCCTGAACGTCATCAGCGGCGTCCTCGCGCCGGACGCAGGGAGGGTCCGGTGGGAAGGGCGAGACATCACGGGCTGGCCCCCCCACCGGGTGGCGCACCTGGGCATCGGCCGGACCTTCCAGCGTCCCCGCATCATGGAGGCGATGACGGTGCGGGAGAACATCGGCCTGGGATTTCTCTTTCGGGCACGGGGCCTTCCCGTGGCCCGGGCCATGGCAAAGGCACAGGAGGTAGGAGAGGAAGTTGGCCTTAGGGACCGGCTGGACGTCCCCGCGGGCGACCTCACCTACATCGATCAGAAGCGGCTGGAACTGGCCCGCGCCCTCGCGGGGGATCCGAGGCTCCTCCTGTTGGACGAGTGGCTGGCGGGGCTTACGGAAGGGGAGCTCCAGGTGGCCTTGGAGCTCCTGAGACGGCTGCGAGTTCAGGGCATCGGCGTGGTGCTTGTAGAGCACGTGATGTCCGCGGTGCGCGCCATCGCGGACTGGGTGGTGGTGCTGCACACGGGTCGGAAGATCCTGGAGGGAAAGCCGGGGGAAGTGCTGAGCCACCCGGAGGTGGTGGCCACCTACCTGGGGCAGGATGCGGGATGCTGA
- a CDS encoding branched-chain amino acid ABC transporter permease, which produces MRERGGSVAWAAYFLGMLVLLTAPRWGSAYLVGFFVELLSYMALVTAWAIFSGPTRYFSLATAAFFGIGTYVTVYLGGRIPVLACAAAAAVLAYLLASVVGLATLRLSGLYFVMFTFGLSEFLRQFVLWFEGRLFRKVGRIVSVPFGDLDLYYALWVVTAALLLGAFLLRRSKLGYALRAIGEDELATAHTGVDVSRVKIGVFAATASATAVVGAILAPRWAYVLPDMAFDPTRSFQVILMAMLGGIRQSYGPLLGTIPLLLLYEWLYARYPYPFLFVLGFLLAVLVLYAPGGLSGLVEGILQRAEERKGGTIRVRAEELPRVGSSGG; this is translated from the coding sequence GTGAGGGAACGGGGGGGATCCGTCGCGTGGGCCGCGTACTTCCTGGGGATGCTGGTCCTCCTCACGGCGCCCCGGTGGGGCTCTGCGTATCTCGTGGGGTTCTTCGTGGAACTCCTCAGCTACATGGCCCTGGTGACCGCGTGGGCGATCTTCTCCGGGCCCACCCGCTACTTCTCGCTGGCTACCGCCGCCTTCTTCGGCATCGGGACATACGTGACCGTCTATCTGGGTGGCCGCATCCCGGTGCTGGCCTGCGCCGCCGCGGCCGCGGTGCTGGCCTACCTGTTGGCCTCCGTGGTGGGCCTCGCCACCCTGCGGCTCAGCGGCCTGTACTTCGTGATGTTCACCTTCGGGCTGAGCGAATTCCTCCGGCAGTTCGTGCTGTGGTTCGAGGGGCGCCTCTTCCGAAAGGTGGGCCGGATCGTCAGCGTGCCCTTCGGCGACCTGGATCTGTACTATGCCCTGTGGGTGGTCACCGCGGCCCTCCTTCTGGGTGCGTTCCTGCTGCGGAGGTCCAAGCTGGGATACGCGCTTCGGGCCATCGGGGAGGATGAACTGGCCACGGCCCACACGGGGGTGGACGTCTCCCGGGTGAAGATTGGGGTGTTCGCCGCAACCGCGAGCGCCACGGCGGTGGTGGGAGCCATTCTCGCGCCCCGGTGGGCCTACGTGCTCCCCGATATGGCCTTCGATCCCACCCGGTCGTTCCAGGTGATCCTCATGGCCATGCTGGGCGGGATCCGGCAGAGCTACGGTCCCTTGCTGGGGACCATCCCCCTGCTCTTGCTGTACGAATGGCTGTACGCGCGCTATCCCTACCCCTTCCTGTTCGTGCTGGGTTTCCTCCTCGCGGTTCTGGTCCTGTATGCCCCCGGGGGCCTAAGCGGGCTGGTGGAGGGGATCCTGCAGCGGGCGGAGGAGCGGAAGGGCGGGACGATTCGGGTTCGGGCGGAGGAGCTCCCGCGGGTGGGGAGCAGCGGGGGGTAG
- a CDS encoding branched-chain amino acid ABC transporter permease, with protein sequence MTGSGTWVAVLLDGLILGGVYALVALGLNLQYAVAGILNLAYGELVMLGALLTYTSYTVLGLSPLVSLLGTGAAAGLVSGGAYLAGLRRVFRMDRREAEVAMLLLTFALLFLLQSSALMLWGAELRHYSFWSEPVFLLGHPFSRNRLVAAAGAFLLSGILYGILRWSSLGRVLRGMADNPRAAQLVGVGVERYRLVAFGIGGVLAGASGTLLSMFWSFSPTAGIDVTVRALVVMVLGGIGSAVGSLTAGILLGLAESVVSAVWDPALRLTVNFAVLTAILLWRPRGLFGWRT encoded by the coding sequence ATGACGGGAAGTGGAACGTGGGTGGCCGTTCTCCTCGACGGCCTGATCCTGGGAGGGGTGTACGCCCTCGTTGCCCTGGGCCTGAATCTCCAGTACGCGGTGGCGGGAATCCTCAACCTCGCGTACGGGGAGCTGGTGATGCTGGGGGCCCTGTTGACCTACACCTCGTACACGGTTTTGGGGCTCAGCCCGTTGGTCTCCCTCCTCGGCACCGGAGCGGCCGCGGGACTGGTCAGCGGCGGCGCCTACCTGGCCGGCCTGCGAAGGGTTTTCCGCATGGACCGGAGGGAGGCCGAGGTGGCCATGCTCCTGCTGACGTTTGCCCTGCTGTTCCTCCTCCAGAGTTCCGCCCTCATGCTCTGGGGGGCGGAGTTGCGGCACTACTCCTTCTGGAGTGAGCCGGTGTTCCTCCTGGGGCATCCCTTCAGCAGAAACCGCCTGGTGGCCGCGGCGGGGGCTTTTCTGCTCAGCGGGATCCTCTACGGGATCCTGCGGTGGTCCAGCCTGGGCCGGGTGCTGCGGGGGATGGCGGATAACCCCCGGGCCGCGCAGCTGGTGGGGGTGGGGGTGGAGCGGTATCGGCTCGTGGCCTTCGGCATCGGGGGGGTGCTGGCGGGCGCTTCGGGAACCCTGCTGAGCATGTTCTGGTCCTTCAGCCCCACCGCGGGCATCGACGTGACGGTGCGGGCCTTGGTGGTGATGGTCCTGGGGGGAATCGGGAGCGCGGTGGGAAGCCTTACCGCGGGGATCCTGCTGGGGCTTGCGGAGAGCGTGGTGAGCGCGGTGTGGGATCCCGCCCTGCGGCTTACGGTGAACTTCGCGGTGCTGACCGCGATCCTGCTGTGGCGGCCGCGGGGCCTGTTCGGGTGGCGGACGTGA
- a CDS encoding amino acid ABC transporter substrate-binding protein gives MRSARRILVAVVLMAMGVSAYGYAATQPGGPSKIRIGVVHSLTGPLSPGVPEASRYQFKIWLDGLNRKGGLYLKKFGRRVPIEFIEYDDRSQQETLIRNLERLILQDKVDLILPPYGTAMHIAAAPLFNKYGYPLLGVHASAVELYKRRHEFPYAFWFHAQPDVHAKAVTDMLVHFRQRGVIGPRIVATYIADQHGYEFWPAYEAALKRAEFQILYVKSYPLQVSDVSSLIREMKALNPDVYISISYPSDFSLLLEQAIAQQFNPKIYYGTVGIAFGDLPRRYGARTIEGVMGAGGCNPQIPGAKEYYDLYRKVVGRPIECWGGAYMPAALQVLEQAVEEVGEIDRKKIRDVIATRTFRTIMGPIRFREQMNTYWPSMIGQWQRGQFLGVWGLEGQIRPMVVPKPAWRR, from the coding sequence ATGCGCTCGGCGCGGAGGATCCTGGTCGCGGTGGTGTTGATGGCCATGGGGGTGAGTGCCTATGGATACGCAGCCACCCAGCCGGGGGGACCTTCCAAGATCAGGATCGGCGTGGTGCACTCCCTGACGGGTCCTCTCTCTCCGGGAGTACCGGAGGCCAGCCGGTACCAGTTCAAGATCTGGCTCGATGGGCTCAACCGGAAGGGCGGACTGTACCTCAAGAAGTTCGGCCGCCGGGTTCCCATCGAGTTCATCGAGTACGACGACCGGAGCCAGCAGGAGACCCTGATCCGAAATCTTGAGCGGCTCATCCTCCAGGATAAGGTGGACCTGATCCTTCCTCCCTACGGCACCGCCATGCACATCGCCGCCGCCCCCCTCTTCAACAAGTACGGATACCCCTTGCTGGGCGTGCATGCGAGCGCGGTGGAGCTGTACAAACGCCGGCATGAGTTCCCGTACGCCTTCTGGTTCCATGCCCAGCCCGACGTGCACGCCAAAGCGGTGACGGACATGCTCGTGCATTTCCGCCAGAGGGGTGTCATCGGGCCGAGGATTGTGGCCACGTACATCGCGGACCAGCACGGGTACGAGTTCTGGCCCGCGTACGAGGCGGCCCTGAAGCGTGCGGAGTTCCAGATTCTGTACGTGAAGAGCTACCCCCTGCAGGTTTCAGATGTCTCCTCCCTGATCCGGGAGATGAAGGCGCTGAATCCCGACGTGTACATCTCCATCAGTTACCCCTCGGACTTCTCCCTGCTCCTGGAGCAGGCCATCGCCCAGCAGTTCAACCCCAAGATCTACTACGGAACCGTGGGGATCGCCTTCGGGGATCTCCCCCGGAGGTACGGGGCCCGCACCATCGAGGGCGTGATGGGCGCGGGGGGCTGTAACCCGCAGATTCCGGGAGCCAAGGAGTACTACGACCTGTACCGGAAGGTGGTGGGCAGGCCCATCGAATGCTGGGGCGGGGCGTACATGCCCGCGGCCCTGCAGGTCCTGGAGCAGGCCGTGGAGGAGGTGGGAGAGATCGACCGGAAGAAGATCCGGGATGTGATCGCAACCCGGACCTTCCGGACCATCATGGGGCCCATCCGCTTCCGGGAGCAGATGAACACCTACTGGCCCAGCATGATCGGCCAGTGGCAGAGGGGCCAGTTCCTGGGCGTGTGGGGTCTGGAGGGGCAGATCCGTCCCATGGTGGTCCCCAAGCCCGCCTGGCGCAGATAG
- a CDS encoding alpha-hydroxy-acid oxidizing protein, with the protein MSGAESFVTLRDIVQMARRRLAPYVWDYVSGGAETETTLRWNRLRWARYAFRPRVLRDVRTRSTATTFLGCPLALPVMLAPIGNLGLVHPDGTRTVVRAAGRRGTVAWISTMSERSLEEVAEAATGPLVFQLYVRGDRSWMRRMVRRVEAAGYLALCLTVDVPVYGRRERDLRNRFRPRQEAQRPNLADIVPDETYQAALTWEEVRWLRDQTSLPLILKGILTPEDARLAVEHGVQVVYVSNHGGRQLDYAPATADALAEIVGAIEGQAEVLVDGGILRGTDVVKALALGARAALIGKLQCWALAAGGQEGVERALELLQEEIGTTLGLLGVTEVGQLGPEYLTAYPGVPWSFLGRI; encoded by the coding sequence ATGAGCGGTGCGGAATCTTTCGTTACCCTCCGCGATATCGTTCAGATGGCCCGGAGGCGGCTGGCGCCCTACGTGTGGGACTACGTCTCCGGTGGGGCGGAGACGGAGACCACCCTGCGTTGGAACCGGTTGCGCTGGGCGCGCTACGCCTTCCGCCCCCGGGTCCTGCGGGACGTTCGAACCCGATCCACCGCGACCACCTTCCTGGGATGCCCCCTGGCCTTGCCCGTGATGCTGGCTCCCATCGGCAACCTGGGCCTCGTGCACCCAGACGGCACCCGGACGGTGGTCCGCGCCGCGGGCCGGCGGGGGACCGTGGCCTGGATCAGCACCATGTCCGAGCGGTCCCTGGAGGAGGTGGCGGAGGCTGCCACGGGCCCCCTGGTCTTCCAGCTGTACGTGCGGGGGGATCGTAGCTGGATGCGCCGGATGGTGCGCCGGGTGGAGGCTGCCGGCTACCTAGCCCTGTGCCTGACCGTGGACGTCCCGGTGTACGGACGGCGGGAGCGGGACCTGCGCAACCGATTTCGCCCCCGTCAGGAAGCGCAACGTCCGAACCTGGCGGACATCGTCCCGGACGAGACCTACCAGGCAGCCCTCACCTGGGAGGAGGTGCGGTGGCTTCGGGACCAAACCTCCCTGCCGTTGATCCTGAAGGGAATCCTCACCCCGGAGGATGCCCGGCTGGCGGTGGAGCACGGGGTGCAGGTGGTGTACGTCTCCAACCACGGAGGCCGGCAGCTGGACTACGCGCCCGCTACCGCGGACGCCCTGGCGGAGATCGTGGGAGCGATCGAGGGTCAGGCGGAGGTTCTGGTGGACGGAGGCATCCTCCGGGGCACGGACGTGGTGAAGGCCCTCGCCCTGGGTGCCCGGGCGGCCCTCATCGGGAAGCTCCAGTGCTGGGCCCTGGCCGCGGGCGGGCAGGAGGGGGTGGAGCGGGCTCTGGAGCTGCTGCAGGAAGAGATCGGAACCACCCTGGGACTCTTGGGGGTGACGGAGGTCGGACAGCTGGGGCCTGAGTACCTCACGGCATATCCCGGGGTACCCTGGAGCTTCCTGGGACGCATCTAG